The genome window GATCACGCTGCAGTAGTCTGCCACTTCCTCAAGGCTATCCCGGTGGCCGCGGCGATGCTGATCGCTGCGGCCACCGCCACCTTCTCCGCCGACAAATCTCCCCGCCCCTATCCGGTCAGCGACGATGCCCGGCGCCTTGCCGCCGAACTGATCGTCATGCGCGGCGATGCGAGCCGGCTTGCCGCCGACGAAGACCAGGACCCGCCCGCGCTGTCACCCCGTGTGCGTTCGGCCCTGACGGCACGACTCAAGGGCTCGGCCGGACCGCTCGCCCTGCTGTTGCGGCGGGGCGGCGCGGCAATTGCCGGCGACGACGTCGCGGTCCTGCGCGCCGGCATCGAGGCGGGCGAGTGGGACGGCGTCGTGGCGCGACTCGATCAACTCATTGCCCGACATCCCTTCGACCCGACCGGCATCCTGCCGCTCGACTTCTCGCCAAAGGCCGTCGCGCTTGGTCAGACCCTGCACGAAAGCTATTGCCTGGGCTGCCACGAAGGCGGCGACCTGCCGGACTGGCTGCCGATGCCCGATCTGTTCGAGATGGCGCGTACCCTCGACGACACCGAACTCGCCGCCCGGTTCTACAACGGCGTGCGCGGGGCGGCCGAAACCGCTCTCGACCAGCCGATGTCGGCCGGTGACCTCGGGGCAATGATCTCGTTCTATCGCACCGCGCCACATCACTGACGTCGGGTTTTCCGTCGCGTTCTGCGCTTTCGCCTTCACTTATGTGAAAAGGCGAAAGTTTTCGCTTGCTTCCCGCGTCCGGGTCGGATGGACTACGCCCTTAGTCGGACCCGGCTGTTGCGGCGGGCATTTCCACGCCTGCCGGCCCGGGTTCTTCGTGACCGCGCCCGCGGTCACCCATTCGGGAGGTAGTTCCACTCATGAAATCCACCATTGCACGATTGCTCGCCGCAACGATCCTTGCCACGGGTCTTGCCGGCGCAGCCAACGCCAAGACCTTCGTACATTGCTCCGAAGGCTCGCCGGAAGGTTTCGACCCGGCGCTCTACACCTCGGGCACGACCTTCGACGCGACGTCGCGCTCGGTCTACAACAAGCTGGTCGAGTTCGAACTCGGCACCACCAAGATCGGCCCGGGCCTCGCCGAAAGCTGGGACGTTTCCGAGGACGGTCTCGAATACACCTTCCATCTGCGCAAGGGCGTGAAGTTCCACGCGACCGACTTCTTCACCCCGACCCGCGAGTTCAACGCCGACGACGTGCTGTTCTCGTTCAACCGCCAGCTCCAGAAGGATCATCCCTGGCACGAGTACACCGCCGGCGCGAACTGGGAATATTTCAACGGCATGTCGATGCCCGATCTCATCAAGGAGATCGTCAAGGTCGACGACTACACCGTGAAGTTCGTTCTCAACCGGCCGGAAGCGCCGATGATCGCCAACCTCGGCATGGACTTCGCCTCGATCCTTTCGGCTGAATATGCCGACAAGCTCGTTGCCGACGGCAACATGCAGGACCTGAACCAGAAGCCGGTCGGCACCGGCGCGTTCAAGTTCGTCGCCTATCAGAAGGACGCCGTCATTCGCTACAAGGCCAATGACGACTATTTCGAAGGCCGTCCGAAGATCGACGATCTGGTGTTCGCGATCACCACTGACGCCTCGGTCCGCCACCAGCGGCTGAAGGCCGGCGAATGCCACTTCAACCCGTATCCGAATCCGGCCGACCTGAAGGCGATCGGTGAGGACCCGGATCTGAAGCTGATGGATCAGGAAGGCCTCAACGTCGGTTACCTCGCCTACAACACGCAGATGCCGCCGTTCGACAAGACCGAAGTCCGCAAGGCTCTGTCGATGTCGGTCAACAAGCAGGCGATCCTCGACGCCGTGTTCCAGGGCGCCGGCAAGGCGGCCAAGAACCCGATCCCGCCGACCATCTGGTCCTACAACGACGCAGTCCAGGACGATCCGTACGATCCGGAAGCGGCCAAGAAGATGCTTGCCGACGCCGGCGTGAGCGATCTCAAGATGAAGATCTGGGCGATGCCGGTGCAGCGGCCGTACAACCCGAATGCGCGCCGCATGGCCGAACTCATCCAGTCAGACTTCGCCAAGGTCGGCGTGACGGTCGAGATCGTCTCGTTCGAATGGGGCGAGTACCTGAAGCGTTCGAAGG of Hyphomicrobiales bacterium contains these proteins:
- a CDS encoding ABC transporter substrate-binding protein (DppABCDF is involved in the transport of dipeptides; also binds heme and mediates chemotaxis to dipeptides); this encodes MKSTIARLLAATILATGLAGAANAKTFVHCSEGSPEGFDPALYTSGTTFDATSRSVYNKLVEFELGTTKIGPGLAESWDVSEDGLEYTFHLRKGVKFHATDFFTPTREFNADDVLFSFNRQLQKDHPWHEYTAGANWEYFNGMSMPDLIKEIVKVDDYTVKFVLNRPEAPMIANLGMDFASILSAEYADKLVADGNMQDLNQKPVGTGAFKFVAYQKDAVIRYKANDDYFEGRPKIDDLVFAITTDASVRHQRLKAGECHFNPYPNPADLKAIGEDPDLKLMDQEGLNVGYLAYNTQMPPFDKTEVRKALSMSVNKQAILDAVFQGAGKAAKNPIPPTIWSYNDAVQDDPYDPEAAKKMLADAGVSDLKMKIWAMPVQRPYNPNARRMAELIQSDFAKVGVTVEIVSFEWGEYLKRSKDVKRDGAVLLGWTGDNGDPDNFLAVLLGCDAVGGSNRAQWCNKEFEDLIQKAKVVSDQAERTKLYEEAQVVFKREAPWTTIAHSVVFKAMRKEVEGYKIDPFGGHVFKYVDIAE